CGGATCGTTTCCGCAGATAGATTGAAGACCACCCCGCTATGAAGGTGACGAGAAAAAAATGGCCATCACCGCCTTTTGTAAGGCaacgtggaggaggggcacCACGAGAGAGGGGCACGGTTGTGTTGAACAGGGCAGGGCCAAGAACACCATGGCAGGTCACCAGCCAATCGTGTGGTCCCGGGCCCTGGTGCCTCTCGGCATTGCGACAACAAGATTCGCTGACCCCCCTGGGGCCcgaaacaccaccaccaccacttacAAGTCATTCCCATGGTTGGCCTCCTCTGGCCGCGAGGATCATGTTCCCTCTTTGTCCGTTATCCATCCATGTCTTCCTTCCACTAGTCTTGGGCGGGGATGAGGGGTGTTGAAGAGATATCGATATCATAGCTCATAGCTACACTACAGAGAAATGCGGCCTTTTCCCTGCGGTTCCAAGGGGCCCCGGTTTGATGCTACCATGCTTGCGCAACCATCATCCGAacccttttcctcttctaCATATCTGATATATCACAGCCtggagaagtggaggagggcccGGGACAGCAGCCAAAACCGTTGGAGGAGCAAGGCGCGCACGGACACGATAAACCCATATCTGCTCAGTTATAATTTCCAAAAGAGAGCAGTTGCATTCCCACTGCCActgcccccttttccatcacTTGATCCTCTGTCCAggttttttattttgtttttcACATTtgattttttattttctgcTCAATTCTTGCGCACCGCACTCGGCGGCCGGCAATTCACTGGTCCAGCTGcccgcccccacccccccgTGATCCCCAATCTGGAAGTgcccacacccctccccagtTGCCCCGTCCTATCAACAGGGGAGTTCGGTCGACGCTGTGGAATCAGCAAggcccccctccaaacaccAACCGGAGGTTTAGTTTTGCACAGGGGACTCCACTGGTGCCCCCGACGCGTTTCCGCATTCAACCCCCAagtttcctctctctccatccccaGTTCCAGTTCCAGTGCCAGTGCCAGTGCCAGTGCCAGTTCCAATTCCAGTTCCAGTTCCAGTTCCATCTCCTCGTTCGCTTCGCCTCGTCTCGCCGccaacatccatccatcatcggCCATCcattcatccatccatcatcgcATCCAACTGCCAGCGGcacgacacacacacacacacacacacacacacacacacacacacacacacccgaACTCTCGCGCACACAAAGCCACCCAAAAACAGGCACCGGGCTACCACCCATCTATCCAATTTCCCTTTCATTGAACAAGTTGGTCAGGGTCTTTCAACAGCAACTCCTCCGTAGCGCGCATCTCTTTTTCGCTGCCACCCgccccaccgcccccgaCCGACCCCCCGTTTTCCAGgtctctctccctccctctctgaCCACGAGCGAACACGAGCGACGGATTGAAACTGGCGATTGGAAAAACACACACATCCGGCCCCCCTTTGGTCTTTCTGTATACAACTCTCACCGTCTCCCTACTCCGTATATTCGTTTCAAACTCATACCGACCGCCACACTGTCCCCTGTTATCATCTCCAGTGCACGGTCACTTCGCCGACTGCCGGAATCCCAAAACACAGCGACAGCCCAGCACCCGCCCGCAGCGCTATCCTCGTCGGCCTTTTTCCCAGCGCGCGAGGGTCCCATTCCCTACTGCTACATCATCACCTTCCAACACTCAAATAATCAACTCGGCGCTCCTCTTCAATTGTCCTCGGCGCGGTTGCGCCAACAATGTCTGTCATGTTACAGACACCTTCCAGAgcttccaccgcctcctcctcctccttccagccCATATCCCGCCAGAACACAATGTCCTCCTACGACGGCTCGCGGTCCGCCCGCCAGTCCAAGCGGTACTCCATGTCCGCCCTGTACATGTCCATGTCAGCAAACGAGTCGGACCTCGTGATTGAAGATGACCTTGCCAAAGGTTTGTGGTTCGTTGATTGAAGAGTGGGCGGGGTGCTGACCTTTTCCAATAGCGCAAAAGACATTGCGAGACCTGAAGGCCAAGATCTCGTCGCAGTCAAAGAAGAACTTTGTGCTCGAAAAAGATGTTCGGTACCTCGACTCGCGCATCGCCCTGCTGATTCAGAATCGcatggcgttggaggaggtatGTTCGCTCTGCTTCGAGGCAACATTGGTTGCAATCACTGACAAGATCAACCACAGCAAAACGAAGTCGCTAGCCACCTCGAAGATGCCGCCGAAATGCAGGAGGGAGTCTTccccaacgacgacaagACCCAGAGATACGGAAACCTGCTGTTCCTCCTGCAGTCCGAACCCAGACACATTGCGCACCTCTGTCGACTCGTCTCCATGTCCGAGATCGACTCTCTGCTGCAGACAGTCATGTTCACCATCTACGGAAACCAGTACGAAAGTCGCGAAGAGCACCTGCTGCTAACCATGTTTCAGGTATGTCTTAGCCCGAAAGAGCAAGCCGAACCATGCTAATAGCCAGAAAGTCTGTCCTCACGTATCAGTTCGACAACACGCCCGAGTACTCGTCGCTCTTGCGCGCCAACACCCCTGTTTCACGAATGATGACGACTTACACCAGAAGAGGTCCCGGCCAGAGCTTTCTCAAGGCAGTGCTTGCTGACAGGATCAATGGCCTGATTGAGTTGAAGGACTTGGATTTGGAAATTAACCCGCTCAAGGTTTACGAACGCATGATTGAACAGATTGAAGAAGACACGGGCAGTCTTCCGGCTTCGCTGCCAAAGGGCATCACGGCCGAACAGGCCGCCGAGAACCCTCAGGTTCAAGCCATCATCGAGCCGCGCCTGACCATGCTGACCGAGATCGCCAACGGATTCTtgaccaccatcatcgacgGCCTCGAGGAAGCGCCCTACGGAATCCGCTGGATCTGCAAGCAGATTCGCAGCTTGACCAAGAGAAAATACCCAGACGCCAACGACCAGGTCATTTGCACCTTGATTggtggcttcttctttttgcgcttcatcaaccccgccatcgtcaCGCCCAAGTCGTACATGCTGATCGACGGCACCCCGGCCGACCGCCCCAGGAGGACGCTCACCTACATCGCCAAGATGCTGCAAAACCTGGCCAACAAGCCATCGTACGCAAAAGAACCCTACATGGCCAAGTTGCAGCCGTTTGTTCTGCAAAACAAGGACCGGATCAACAAGTTTATGCTGGACCTGTGCGAAGTGCAAGATTTCTACGAGAGCCTCGAGATGGATAATTATGTCGCCTTGTCCAAGAAAGACCTGGAGCTGTCGATTACCCTGAACGAGATCTACGCCATGCACTCGCTGATTGACAAGCACAAGGGGGAGATTTGCAAGGACGCGAATTCTCACTTGTCCATCATCGTGAATGAGCTGGGCCCCGCGCCGCCGCAGgtgccgaggaaggagaacAGGGTGATCAACCTGCCGCTGTTCAGCAGGTGGGAGACGGCGATTGATGATCTGACGGCCGCGTTGGACATCACTCAAGAGGAGGTGTTTTTCATGGAGGCCAAGTCGATCTTTGTGCAGATTTTGAGGACGATCCCGGCCGGATCCTCGGTGGCTAAGAGGCCGTTGAGGCTGGAGAGGATTGCGGATgcggcagcaacaagcaagaaCGATGCGGTCATGGTGCGTAAGGGCATCAGGGCAATGGAGCTGTTGAGTCAGCTGCAGGAGCtgaaggtggtggacaagAGCGACGGGTTCATGCTGTTGCGCGATGAAGTCGAACAGGAGCTGCAGCATCTGGGGAGCCTgaaggagggtgttgatctCGAaaccaagaagctggaggaggtgtacAAGACGATTAGGGATCACAACTCGTACCTCGTCGGCCAGCTCGAAACATACAAGAACTACCTGCACAACGTCAGGAGTCAGAGCGAAGGCACGCGACGAAaacagcagaagcagcaggttCTCGGACCCTACAAGTTCACACACCAACAGCTCGAAAAGGAGGGTGTCATCCAGAAGAGCAACGTTCCGGACAATAGGAGGGCGAACATCTACTTTAACTTTACGAGCCCGCTGCCAGGAACCTTTGTCATCTCGCTTCACTACAAGGGGCGGAATAGAGGTCTGCTGGAGCTTGATTTGAAGCTGGATGACTTGCTGGAGATGCAAAAGGATAACCAGGACGATTTGGATCTCGAGTATGTCCAGTTTAATGTGCCAAAGGTGCTGGCCTTGTTGAACAAGAGGTttgcgaggaagaaggggtggtAGTTGAgtaggggggggggaaaggcgtttttttttttttttttttgaggtTGACCGTTGATACCACTGTCgctctgttttcttttcccttttttttttttttttttttttttttcgttgcgttttggttttggttttctGGTGACGATTGCTTCAGCTGCACatttggtctttttttgcttttccaCTCTCGCGCGGTTCTTAGCCTGCGCCCACGGCGATGtctttgtttttctttccttgTCTTCTGCTTTTAACGATGTGATACCTTAGCCATGGGACCTACTTGCGTATTATACAGTCTTTGTGGTCAGCTGGCTGATATCTAATCTAATTTATGGAGGGGTGGTTCagattgggggttgttgggggtggtgatggtggtg
The sequence above is a segment of the Podospora pseudoanserina strain CBS 124.78 chromosome 5, whole genome shotgun sequence genome. Coding sequences within it:
- the gap1 gene encoding RasGAP protein (COG:T; EggNog:ENOG503NU3K), which codes for MSVMLQTPSRASTASSSSFQPISRQNTMSSYDGSRSARQSKRYSMSALYMSMSANESDLVIEDDLAKAQKTLRDLKAKISSQSKKNFVLEKDVRYLDSRIALLIQNRMALEEQNEVASHLEDAAEMQEGVFPNDDKTQRYGNLLFLLQSEPRHIAHLCRLVSMSEIDSLLQTVMFTIYGNQYESREEHLLLTMFQSVLTYQFDNTPEYSSLLRANTPVSRMMTTYTRRGPGQSFLKAVLADRINGLIELKDLDLEINPLKVYERMIEQIEEDTGSLPASLPKGITAEQAAENPQVQAIIEPRLTMLTEIANGFLTTIIDGLEEAPYGIRWICKQIRSLTKRKYPDANDQVICTLIGGFFFLRFINPAIVTPKSYMLIDGTPADRPRRTLTYIAKMLQNLANKPSYAKEPYMAKLQPFVLQNKDRINKFMLDLCEVQDFYESLEMDNYVALSKKDLELSITLNEIYAMHSLIDKHKGEICKDANSHLSIIVNELGPAPPQVPRKENRVINLPLFSRWETAIDDLTAALDITQEEVFFMEAKSIFVQILRTIPAGSSVAKRPLRLERIADAAATSKNDAVMVRKGIRAMELLSQLQELKVVDKSDGFMLLRDEVEQELQHLGSLKEGVDLETKKLEEVYKTIRDHNSYLVGQLETYKNYLHNVRSQSEGTRRKQQKQQVLGPYKFTHQQLEKEGVIQKSNVPDNRRANIYFNFTSPLPGTFVISLHYKGRNRGLLELDLKLDDLLEMQKDNQDDLDLEYVQFNVPKVLALLNKRFARKKGW